One Pseudorasbora parva isolate DD20220531a chromosome 4, ASM2467924v1, whole genome shotgun sequence genomic region harbors:
- the kdm4c gene encoding lysine-specific demethylase 4C isoform X1: MAGVGESTMANPACKIMTFRPSMEEFKDFNQYLVYMESQGAHRAGLAKVIPPKGWKPRRNYDDIDDFVIQAPIQQMVAGQSGLFTQYNIQKKPLTVQEFRRLANSDMYCTPRYLNYEDLERKYWKNLTFVSPIYGADVSGTLYDEDIDEWNIGHLNSILDVIEEDCGVSIQGVNTPYLYFGMWKTSFSWHTEDMDLYSINYLHFGEPKSWYAIPPEHGKRLERLAIGFFPNSFKSCEAFLRHKMTLISPSVLKKYSIPFDKITQEAGEFMITFPYGYHAGFNHGFNCAESTNFASIRWIDYGKVATQCTCSKDMVKISMDPFVRRFQPDRYQAWTQGKDPCSLDHILATPSTTPELQSWLQRRRRKAPSTTSLHYPRTCSKRLKTMDTTPVRGGSRRSRGASLTSKDKEDEDPVKHQKESQYSTELKGLTGPCRQMCVVKVTRVESDLLSHSTTHFKDASPERLSTSPLTSTSSQNNPDPGHASSQTSVNLDEGRVSTNTVSTAQPGPEPASENDITVAVTLDSERTAESPNQTDCESVSEIRTSLVPVTHSQRHSSTSAPVLFLESDSQQAKIETEEPVADILTESSIDYGTSALYKEQSSFRLHSALQDSETLENRTNFEIQTAPFCEMPLLMPELTEERVNPHSLAPEMPSLTLAVRPDSANLRLHSPSSPAPVLHLEKSHSPPVITDDVETCSKKACPNWPIVTQESVSQSHNSISDTFIAKPASPRSFVAQWETPEESKHTCPSTDLNTQHESISQFKITTHSILQRSTIADMDFIGVRNSEMTVNSAEGKDKQTSISLEEQSSSLTSSQGPFVESKPFTIWKNLSSQNPAVLIESLQPELVMGLTTGVSSLTEYAHDTLPYTMWSESGCQQEKFPDSPNSSPCTQTWTNLEPIPMQCSGADVALNTPIELKQQNVEMEPAESCLLREQTCSQEPQEEEFKGQEYYEGVKSEHDGSVSDSDSCESGDKGADSSSESSEENAMSDPEYVETGLEPGEVCTYHMQTVKKTTKSWRHPLRKPTARAVPSAVKQQAASDDETVEECETKEEEPETEEWAKPLVHLWQHRKAHLQYEREYNTTAAQTAPHCAVCTLFMPYYQPENLEERRQDILINAATESQGSCSQEAGLRSRPLIPEICFAYQEGPCPSNTLLEEDGSSPLLACNSCCVQVHASCYGVSVHDVGPVWTCDRCVNGDLAAGCCLCNLRGGALKRTSDDRWAHVMCAVGLPEVKFIDVVERAPIDISAIPVQRYKLKCIYCRNRIKKLSGACIQCSCGRCPTSFHVTCAHAAGVPMEPDDWPYVVFITCHRHQSRSSSAKAKVSRSELEVGQTVISKHKNLRYYSSRVTQVTAQTFYEVMFDDGSFSNDTFPEDIVSRDCAQLGPPEVGEAVQVKWPDGLFYGAKYLGSNTSYMYQVEFEDGSQVLAKREDIYTLDEDLPKKVKGRLVSSHSLNAFLKGPRHPACVSKMRSSPHKVKGKGDALQILDSRRIISPISALEPSPGSQKRAAKPTNG, from the exons ATGGCAGGTGTTGGGGAAAGTACCATGGCTAACCCTGCCTGTAAGATCATGACCTTCAGACCTAGCATGGAGGAGTTTAAGGACTTCAACCAATACCTGGTTTATATGGAATCTCAGGGAGCACATCGTGCTGGCCTAGCCAAG GTGATTCCACCCAAGGGCTGGAAGCCACGCCGCAATTACGATGATATTGATGATTTTGTCATCCAAGCACCTATTCAGCAGATGGTAGCTGGCCAATCAGGACTCTTCACCCAGTACAACATCCAGAAGAAACCACTCACTGTGCAGGAATTTCGTAGACTGGCAAACAGTGACAT GTACTGCACACCTCGCTACCTGAACTATGAAGACCTGGAGAGGAAGTACTGGAAGAATCTCACGTTTGTCTCACCCATCTATGGTGCTGATGTGAGCGGCACACTCTATGATGAG GACATTGACGAATGGAACATTGGGCACTTAAACTCTATCTTGGATGTAATCGAGGAGGACTGTGGTGTGTCCATTCAGGGAGTAAACACGCCCTATCTGTACTTTGGAATGTGGAAGACCAGCTTCTCCTGGCACACAGAGGACATGGACCTCTACAGCATTAACTACCTGCACTTTGGCGAGCCAAAATCCTG GTATGCCATCCCTCCAGAACATGGAAAGAGATTGGAGCGTCTTGCTATAG GTTTCTTTCCTAATAGCTTTAAAAGCTGTGAGGCGTTCCTGAGACACAAGATGACACTGATATCCCCCTCTGTACTAAAGAAATACAGCATACCATTTGATAAG ATAACACAAGAAGCGGGGGAGTTTATGATCACATTTCCCTATGGTTACCATGCTGGCTTCAACCACGGCTTCAACTGTGCCGAATCCACCAATTTTGCCAGTATCCGGTGGATTGATTATGGAAAAGTGGCTACGCAG TGTACATGCAGTAAGGACATGGTGAAGATCTCCATGGACCCGTTTGTCAGACGATTCCAGCCGGATCGCTATCAGGCTTGGACACAAGGCAAAGATCCATGTTCATTGGATCACATCCTGGCCACACCCAGCACCACACCTGAGCTGCAGAGCTGGCTTCAGAGACGTCGCAGGAAAGCACCCTCCACCACAAG TCTCCATTATCCACGCACATGCTCCAAACGATTGAAGACTATGGACACCACACCAGTGAGGGGGGGTAGTCGGAGGAGTAGAGGGGCATCTTTAACATCAAAAGACAAGGAAGACGAAGACCCAGTGAAACATCAAAAAGAATCGCAGTACTCAACCGAATTAAAAG gGCTCACTGGTCCATGTCGACAAATGTGTGTTGTTAAAGTAACACGAGTGGAGAGTGACTTACTGTCTCACTCTACCACACACTTCAAAGATGCTTCACCTGAGCGACTCTCGACCTCTCCACTTACCTCCACATCCAGTCAAAATAACCCTGATCCAGGTCACGCAAGCTCCCAGACGTCTGTAAATTTAGATGAAGGTCGAGTATCCACAAACACAGTCTCCACCGCACAGCCTGGGCCTGAGCCAGCCTCAGAGAATGACATCACTGTGGCTGTGACTCTGGACTCTGAAAGAACTGCTGAAAGTCCTAATCAAACAGACTGTGAATCTGTCTCAGAAATAAGAACATCTTTAGTTCCTGTGACCCATTCACAGAGACATAGCTCCACTAGTGCTCCGGTTTTATTTTTGGAAAGTGATTCCCAACAGGCTAAAATTGAAACGGAAGAGCCGGTAGCAGATATCTTGACTGAGAGCAGCATTGATTACGGCACATCAGCACTTTACAAGGAGCAGAGCTCTTTCCGTCTACACTCTGCTCTTCAGGATTCAGAAACCTTGGAGAACAGAACAAACTTTGAAATCCAGACTGCTCCTTTTTGTGAAATGCCTCTTTTAATGCCTGAGCTCACAGAAGAGAGAGTCAATCCTCACTCTCTCGCACCTGAAATGCCCTCGCTGACTCTTGCTGTAAGACCCGACAGCGCAAATCTCAGACTTCACAGTCCGAGCAGTCCTGCACCTGTTCTCCATCTGGAAAAATCACACTCCCCTCCTGTTATAACAGATGATGTGGAGACTTGTTCTAAAAAAGCTTGTCCTAATTGGCCAATTGTAACCCAAGAAAGTGTGAGCCAATCGCATAACTCAATCTCAGACACGTTTATAGCAAAACCAGCATCTCCTCGTTCTTTTGTGGCACAGTGGGAAACACCAGAGGAGTCCAAACACACATGCCCATCCACAGACCTGAACACTCAACATGAGTCCATTTCGCAGTTTAAAATCACTACTCACAGTATTTTACAACGTTCTACAATAGCAGACATGGATTTTATAGGTGTCCGCAACTCTGAAATGACCGTTAACTCAGCAGAAGGAAAGGACAAACAAACTTCTATTTCTCTTGAAGAGCAATCCAGCTCACTCACGTCCTCCCAGGGCCCCTTCGTGGAGTCTAAACCCTTCACCATTTGGAAAAACCTCAGCTCCCAGAATCCCGCGGTGCTAATTGAGAGCTTGCAGCCCGAGCTGGTAATGGGTCTTACCACAGGTGTAAGCAGTCTCACAGAATATGCACATGACACTCTGCCCTACACCATGTGGTCCGAATCAGGGTGCCAACAAGAAAAGTTCCCAGATTCTCCAAACTCTTCACCATGCACCCAGACCTGGACCAACCTAGAGCCCATTCCTATGCAGTGCTCTGGTGCAGATGTTGCTCTGAACACCCCCATAGAGCTCAAGCAGCAGAACGTCGAGATGGAACCAGCTGAAAGTTGTCTGCTCAGGGAGCAGACATGCTCTCAGGAACCTCAGGAGGAAGAGTTTAAAGGGCAGGAGTATTACGAAGGTGTGAAGTCAGAGCATGATGGGTCTGTGAGCGACTCTGATTCGTGTGAATCGGGAGATAAAGGTGCTGACAGTAGCAGTGAATCCAGTGAGGAGAATGCCATGAGTGATCCTGAGTATGTGgaaacaggcctggagccaggGGAAGTCTGTACT taTCACATGCAAACTGTTAAGAAGACTACCAAGAGTTGGCGTCACCCCCTCAGAAAGCCCACCGCAAGAGCAGTACCCAGTGCTGTGAAACAGCAGGCTGCCAGCGATGACG agACTGTAGAGGAGTGTGAAACTAAAGAAGAGGAGCCAGAAACTGAGGAATGGGCAAAGCCTTTAGTGCATCTGTGGCAGCACAGAAAAGCTCATCTTCAGTATGAACGAGAGTACAACACAACTgcagctcaaactgctccacaCTGTGCTGTCTGCACCCTTTTCATGCCATACTATCAG CCTGAAAATTTAGAGGAAAGAAGGCAGGACATCTTAATAAATGCTGCCACAGAGTCTCAGGGGTCATGTTCACAGGAGGCAGGCTTGAGATCGCGACCTCTGATCCCTGAAATTTGCTTTGCATACCAGGAGGGCCCATGCCCTTCAAACACACTACTGGAGGAGGATGGATCCAGTCCTCTTCTGGCCTGCAACAGTTGCTGCGTTCAAGTTCATGCCA GTTGCTACGGTGTTTCTGTTCATGATGTTGGCCCAGTGTGGACATGTGACCGATGTGTGAATGGAGACCTGGCAGCT GGGTGCTGTTTGTGTAACCTAAGAGGTGGTGCATTAAAGAGAACCTCAGATGACAG GTGGGCCCATGTGATGTGTGCTGTGGGTCTCCCTGAGGTGAAATTCATAGATGTGGTGGAGAGGGCTCCTATTGACATCAGTGCCATACCAGTACAGAGATATAAACTG AAGTGTATATATTGCCGTAACAGGATAAAAAAGCTGTCTGGAGCATGTATTCAGTGCTCATGCGGCCGTTGCCCCACCTCTTTCCATGTCACCTGTGCACATGCTGCTGGAGTGCCCATGGAGCCTGATGATTGGCCATATGTGGTTTTTATCACCTGTCACAGACACCAGTCACGGAGCTCCAGTGCT AAAGCGAAAGTTAGCAGAAGTGAATTAGAAGTGGGCCAGACAGTGATCTCCAAACACAAGAATCTTCGTTACTACAGCTCACGTGTTACCCAGGTCACGGCCCAAACATTCTATGAAGTCATGTTCGATGATGGCTCGTTCAGCAATGATACATTCCCTGAAGACATTGTA AGCAGAGATTGTGCCCAGCTTGGACCTCCTGAAGTGGGGGAGGCTGTTCAGGTGAAGTGGCCTGATGGACTTTTTTATGGAGCCAAGTACCTTGGTTCAAACACTTCCTATATGTACCAG GTGGAATTTGAAGATGGATCCCAAGTATTGGCGAAGAGAGAGGACATTTATACACTGGATGAAGACCTGCCTAAAAAAGTGAAAGGTCGTTTGGTGAGTTCTCACTCACTGAATGCTTTCTTaaaagg TCCACGGCATCCAGCATGCGTTTCCAAGATGCGTTCTTCACCACACAAGGTGAAAGGAAAAGGCGACGCACTCCAAATTCTCGATTCCAGACGGATTATATCGCCCATATCAGCCCTCGAACCTTCGCCAGGATCTCAGAAACGCGCAGCAAAGCCAACTAATGGATGA
- the kdm4c gene encoding lysine-specific demethylase 4C isoform X5, with translation MWKTSFSWHTEDMDLYSINYLHFGEPKSWYAIPPEHGKRLERLAIGFFPNSFKSCEAFLRHKMTLISPSVLKKYSIPFDKITQEAGEFMITFPYGYHAGFNHGFNCAESTNFASIRWIDYGKVATQCTCSKDMVKISMDPFVRRFQPDRYQAWTQGKDPCSLDHILATPSTTPELQSWLQRRRRKAPSTTSLHYPRTCSKRLKTMDTTPVRGGSRRSRGASLTSKDKEDEDPVKHQKESQYSTELKGLTGPCRQMCVVKVTRVESDLLSHSTTHFKDASPERLSTSPLTSTSSQNNPDPGHASSQTSVNLDEGRVSTNTVSTAQPGPEPASENDITVAVTLDSERTAESPNQTDCESVSEIRTSLVPVTHSQRHSSTSAPVLFLESDSQQAKIETEEPVADILTESSIDYGTSALYKEQSSFRLHSALQDSETLENRTNFEIQTAPFCEMPLLMPELTEERVNPHSLAPEMPSLTLAVRPDSANLRLHSPSSPAPVLHLEKSHSPPVITDDVETCSKKACPNWPIVTQESVSQSHNSISDTFIAKPASPRSFVAQWETPEESKHTCPSTDLNTQHESISQFKITTHSILQRSTIADMDFIGVRNSEMTVNSAEGKDKQTSISLEEQSSSLTSSQGPFVESKPFTIWKNLSSQNPAVLIESLQPELVMGLTTGVSSLTEYAHDTLPYTMWSESGCQQEKFPDSPNSSPCTQTWTNLEPIPMQCSGADVALNTPIELKQQNVEMEPAESCLLREQTCSQEPQEEEFKGQEYYEGVKSEHDGSVSDSDSCESGDKGADSSSESSEENAMSDPEYVETGLEPGEVCTYHMQTVKKTTKSWRHPLRKPTARAVPSAVKQQAASDDETVEECETKEEEPETEEWAKPLVHLWQHRKAHLQYEREYNTTAAQTAPHCAVCTLFMPYYQPENLEERRQDILINAATESQGSCSQEAGLRSRPLIPEICFAYQEGPCPSNTLLEEDGSSPLLACNSCCVQVHASCYGVSVHDVGPVWTCDRCVNGDLAAGCCLCNLRGGALKRTSDDRWAHVMCAVGLPEVKFIDVVERAPIDISAIPVQRYKLKCIYCRNRIKKLSGACIQCSCGRCPTSFHVTCAHAAGVPMEPDDWPYVVFITCHRHQSRSSSAKAKVSRSELEVGQTVISKHKNLRYYSSRVTQVTAQTFYEVMFDDGSFSNDTFPEDIVSRDCAQLGPPEVGEAVQVKWPDGLFYGAKYLGSNTSYMYQVEFEDGSQVLAKREDIYTLDEDLPKKVKGRLVSSHSLNAFLKGPRHPACVSKMRSSPHKVKGKGDALQILDSRRIISPISALEPSPGSQKRAAKPTNG, from the exons ATGTGGAAGACCAGCTTCTCCTGGCACACAGAGGACATGGACCTCTACAGCATTAACTACCTGCACTTTGGCGAGCCAAAATCCTG GTATGCCATCCCTCCAGAACATGGAAAGAGATTGGAGCGTCTTGCTATAG GTTTCTTTCCTAATAGCTTTAAAAGCTGTGAGGCGTTCCTGAGACACAAGATGACACTGATATCCCCCTCTGTACTAAAGAAATACAGCATACCATTTGATAAG ATAACACAAGAAGCGGGGGAGTTTATGATCACATTTCCCTATGGTTACCATGCTGGCTTCAACCACGGCTTCAACTGTGCCGAATCCACCAATTTTGCCAGTATCCGGTGGATTGATTATGGAAAAGTGGCTACGCAG TGTACATGCAGTAAGGACATGGTGAAGATCTCCATGGACCCGTTTGTCAGACGATTCCAGCCGGATCGCTATCAGGCTTGGACACAAGGCAAAGATCCATGTTCATTGGATCACATCCTGGCCACACCCAGCACCACACCTGAGCTGCAGAGCTGGCTTCAGAGACGTCGCAGGAAAGCACCCTCCACCACAAG TCTCCATTATCCACGCACATGCTCCAAACGATTGAAGACTATGGACACCACACCAGTGAGGGGGGGTAGTCGGAGGAGTAGAGGGGCATCTTTAACATCAAAAGACAAGGAAGACGAAGACCCAGTGAAACATCAAAAAGAATCGCAGTACTCAACCGAATTAAAAG gGCTCACTGGTCCATGTCGACAAATGTGTGTTGTTAAAGTAACACGAGTGGAGAGTGACTTACTGTCTCACTCTACCACACACTTCAAAGATGCTTCACCTGAGCGACTCTCGACCTCTCCACTTACCTCCACATCCAGTCAAAATAACCCTGATCCAGGTCACGCAAGCTCCCAGACGTCTGTAAATTTAGATGAAGGTCGAGTATCCACAAACACAGTCTCCACCGCACAGCCTGGGCCTGAGCCAGCCTCAGAGAATGACATCACTGTGGCTGTGACTCTGGACTCTGAAAGAACTGCTGAAAGTCCTAATCAAACAGACTGTGAATCTGTCTCAGAAATAAGAACATCTTTAGTTCCTGTGACCCATTCACAGAGACATAGCTCCACTAGTGCTCCGGTTTTATTTTTGGAAAGTGATTCCCAACAGGCTAAAATTGAAACGGAAGAGCCGGTAGCAGATATCTTGACTGAGAGCAGCATTGATTACGGCACATCAGCACTTTACAAGGAGCAGAGCTCTTTCCGTCTACACTCTGCTCTTCAGGATTCAGAAACCTTGGAGAACAGAACAAACTTTGAAATCCAGACTGCTCCTTTTTGTGAAATGCCTCTTTTAATGCCTGAGCTCACAGAAGAGAGAGTCAATCCTCACTCTCTCGCACCTGAAATGCCCTCGCTGACTCTTGCTGTAAGACCCGACAGCGCAAATCTCAGACTTCACAGTCCGAGCAGTCCTGCACCTGTTCTCCATCTGGAAAAATCACACTCCCCTCCTGTTATAACAGATGATGTGGAGACTTGTTCTAAAAAAGCTTGTCCTAATTGGCCAATTGTAACCCAAGAAAGTGTGAGCCAATCGCATAACTCAATCTCAGACACGTTTATAGCAAAACCAGCATCTCCTCGTTCTTTTGTGGCACAGTGGGAAACACCAGAGGAGTCCAAACACACATGCCCATCCACAGACCTGAACACTCAACATGAGTCCATTTCGCAGTTTAAAATCACTACTCACAGTATTTTACAACGTTCTACAATAGCAGACATGGATTTTATAGGTGTCCGCAACTCTGAAATGACCGTTAACTCAGCAGAAGGAAAGGACAAACAAACTTCTATTTCTCTTGAAGAGCAATCCAGCTCACTCACGTCCTCCCAGGGCCCCTTCGTGGAGTCTAAACCCTTCACCATTTGGAAAAACCTCAGCTCCCAGAATCCCGCGGTGCTAATTGAGAGCTTGCAGCCCGAGCTGGTAATGGGTCTTACCACAGGTGTAAGCAGTCTCACAGAATATGCACATGACACTCTGCCCTACACCATGTGGTCCGAATCAGGGTGCCAACAAGAAAAGTTCCCAGATTCTCCAAACTCTTCACCATGCACCCAGACCTGGACCAACCTAGAGCCCATTCCTATGCAGTGCTCTGGTGCAGATGTTGCTCTGAACACCCCCATAGAGCTCAAGCAGCAGAACGTCGAGATGGAACCAGCTGAAAGTTGTCTGCTCAGGGAGCAGACATGCTCTCAGGAACCTCAGGAGGAAGAGTTTAAAGGGCAGGAGTATTACGAAGGTGTGAAGTCAGAGCATGATGGGTCTGTGAGCGACTCTGATTCGTGTGAATCGGGAGATAAAGGTGCTGACAGTAGCAGTGAATCCAGTGAGGAGAATGCCATGAGTGATCCTGAGTATGTGgaaacaggcctggagccaggGGAAGTCTGTACT taTCACATGCAAACTGTTAAGAAGACTACCAAGAGTTGGCGTCACCCCCTCAGAAAGCCCACCGCAAGAGCAGTACCCAGTGCTGTGAAACAGCAGGCTGCCAGCGATGACG agACTGTAGAGGAGTGTGAAACTAAAGAAGAGGAGCCAGAAACTGAGGAATGGGCAAAGCCTTTAGTGCATCTGTGGCAGCACAGAAAAGCTCATCTTCAGTATGAACGAGAGTACAACACAACTgcagctcaaactgctccacaCTGTGCTGTCTGCACCCTTTTCATGCCATACTATCAG CCTGAAAATTTAGAGGAAAGAAGGCAGGACATCTTAATAAATGCTGCCACAGAGTCTCAGGGGTCATGTTCACAGGAGGCAGGCTTGAGATCGCGACCTCTGATCCCTGAAATTTGCTTTGCATACCAGGAGGGCCCATGCCCTTCAAACACACTACTGGAGGAGGATGGATCCAGTCCTCTTCTGGCCTGCAACAGTTGCTGCGTTCAAGTTCATGCCA GTTGCTACGGTGTTTCTGTTCATGATGTTGGCCCAGTGTGGACATGTGACCGATGTGTGAATGGAGACCTGGCAGCT GGGTGCTGTTTGTGTAACCTAAGAGGTGGTGCATTAAAGAGAACCTCAGATGACAG GTGGGCCCATGTGATGTGTGCTGTGGGTCTCCCTGAGGTGAAATTCATAGATGTGGTGGAGAGGGCTCCTATTGACATCAGTGCCATACCAGTACAGAGATATAAACTG AAGTGTATATATTGCCGTAACAGGATAAAAAAGCTGTCTGGAGCATGTATTCAGTGCTCATGCGGCCGTTGCCCCACCTCTTTCCATGTCACCTGTGCACATGCTGCTGGAGTGCCCATGGAGCCTGATGATTGGCCATATGTGGTTTTTATCACCTGTCACAGACACCAGTCACGGAGCTCCAGTGCT AAAGCGAAAGTTAGCAGAAGTGAATTAGAAGTGGGCCAGACAGTGATCTCCAAACACAAGAATCTTCGTTACTACAGCTCACGTGTTACCCAGGTCACGGCCCAAACATTCTATGAAGTCATGTTCGATGATGGCTCGTTCAGCAATGATACATTCCCTGAAGACATTGTA AGCAGAGATTGTGCCCAGCTTGGACCTCCTGAAGTGGGGGAGGCTGTTCAGGTGAAGTGGCCTGATGGACTTTTTTATGGAGCCAAGTACCTTGGTTCAAACACTTCCTATATGTACCAG GTGGAATTTGAAGATGGATCCCAAGTATTGGCGAAGAGAGAGGACATTTATACACTGGATGAAGACCTGCCTAAAAAAGTGAAAGGTCGTTTGGTGAGTTCTCACTCACTGAATGCTTTCTTaaaagg TCCACGGCATCCAGCATGCGTTTCCAAGATGCGTTCTTCACCACACAAGGTGAAAGGAAAAGGCGACGCACTCCAAATTCTCGATTCCAGACGGATTATATCGCCCATATCAGCCCTCGAACCTTCGCCAGGATCTCAGAAACGCGCAGCAAAGCCAACTAATGGATGA